A genomic stretch from Spongiibacter nanhainus includes:
- a CDS encoding AAA family ATPase, which translates to MNDSHDLRLLIESHIPVIVIETWEEQRALALLSKLGIQLALPVFGWSVTDGLRRIDFDQGSSQRTTAEPEAALKHIRSSGTAGLYALCDFHPYLHNEPVNVRLIKEIAMQAESSGQRLILISHALDIPAEFKRQSARFSLTMPEERKLMAVVHREAQQFAKDKGRKVRTDRDALDKLVGNLRGLPLEDARKLARGAIYHDGAITHSDLAQVNKAKFELLDMEGVLSFEYDTASFKEVGGLTRMREWLAKREQAFQQAQSDAPKGIMLVGVQGGGKSLAAKAVAGLWGLPLLRLDMGALFNKFFGESERNVREALKMAETMSPCVLWIDEIEKGIGSDDNDGGTARRVLGTLLTWMAENKEAVFLVATSNDISRLPPELIRKGRLDEIFFVDLPSDPVREIIFRIHLEKRGHAVSQFNCTALSQASDGFTGAEIEQAVVSAGYTARAREEALDTSHLLEEIANTVPLSVTMSESLAALRHWCDGRAVPAD; encoded by the coding sequence ATGAACGACAGCCACGATCTCCGCCTACTCATCGAATCCCATATACCGGTCATTGTCATCGAAACCTGGGAAGAACAACGGGCTCTGGCACTGCTCAGCAAATTGGGCATACAACTGGCACTGCCCGTATTTGGCTGGTCGGTTACCGATGGACTGCGCCGGATCGATTTTGATCAGGGCAGCTCCCAGCGAACGACGGCAGAGCCGGAAGCCGCCCTCAAGCACATTCGTAGCAGCGGCACTGCCGGACTCTATGCCCTTTGCGACTTCCACCCCTATTTACACAATGAGCCCGTCAATGTCCGCCTGATAAAAGAGATTGCCATGCAGGCCGAAAGCAGTGGCCAGCGACTGATATTAATCAGCCATGCCCTGGATATCCCCGCCGAGTTCAAGCGCCAGTCCGCCCGTTTTAGCCTGACCATGCCTGAGGAGCGCAAACTCATGGCGGTGGTCCATCGGGAGGCGCAGCAGTTTGCCAAAGACAAAGGGCGCAAAGTCCGCACTGACCGGGACGCGCTGGACAAACTCGTGGGCAATCTCCGTGGCCTGCCTCTGGAGGACGCCCGCAAGCTGGCCCGGGGCGCCATCTACCACGACGGCGCCATCACCCACTCCGATCTGGCCCAGGTCAACAAGGCTAAATTTGAGCTACTGGATATGGAGGGTGTGCTCAGCTTTGAATACGACACCGCCAGCTTTAAAGAAGTCGGCGGCCTAACCCGTATGCGGGAGTGGCTTGCCAAGCGGGAGCAGGCCTTTCAGCAGGCACAGTCAGACGCGCCCAAGGGCATTATGCTGGTGGGAGTCCAAGGCGGCGGCAAGAGCCTGGCTGCCAAAGCAGTGGCGGGCCTGTGGGGCCTGCCGCTTCTGCGCCTGGATATGGGGGCACTCTTTAACAAATTTTTTGGTGAGTCTGAGCGCAACGTCCGCGAGGCCCTGAAGATGGCAGAGACTATGTCCCCCTGCGTGCTGTGGATTGATGAAATAGAAAAGGGCATTGGCAGTGACGACAATGATGGCGGCACCGCCCGGCGTGTGCTGGGCACGCTACTGACCTGGATGGCAGAGAATAAAGAGGCAGTGTTCCTGGTGGCCACCTCCAACGACATTTCCCGACTGCCGCCTGAACTGATTCGTAAAGGACGTTTGGACGAAATTTTCTTTGTCGACCTGCCCAGCGATCCAGTCCGGGAAATTATTTTCCGGATTCATCTGGAAAAACGCGGTCATGCCGTTTCCCAGTTCAACTGCACAGCGCTTAGCCAGGCCAGCGACGGCTTCACCGGGGCTGAAATTGAACAGGCCGTCGTCTCTGCCGGCTATACTGCCCGGGCCCGGGAGGAGGCCCTGGACACCAGTCACCTGCTGGAGGAAATCGCCAATACCGTGCCCCTGTCGGTCACCATGAGCGAGTCCCTGGCAGCACTGCGGCACTGGTGTGATGGAAGAGCTGTTCCGGCAGACTGA
- a CDS encoding OmpA family protein: MMTKCKFQHWLSIFFLAVSPLAIAESGCQAPTGSQPLVLSDCQQGDVLVLRGVNFATASAQLTPDSISLLDNVAQELMANPTVQVAIQGHTDAVGSQEYNLNLSRNRAQSVKNYLTNQGVNPLQLQSSGYGFSVPLASNDTASGRAANRRVEMKLVGTLVLAQPKPQKVYMSTFQAKPQVLTVPAGTEVTWVNYDEISHNVTFRNASVSSNKSSRVWNMPWLGETYSLTFDQPGEYVYKCDVHGDVNGRIVVEPRVDKLVTTESPVYPGQTTSSYMAHQSVKPYPSK; this comes from the coding sequence ATGATGACGAAATGTAAGTTTCAACACTGGCTATCGATTTTTTTTCTGGCCGTCAGTCCGCTGGCGATTGCGGAGTCGGGGTGTCAGGCGCCTACAGGGTCTCAACCCTTGGTGTTGTCAGACTGCCAGCAGGGCGACGTGCTGGTATTACGGGGGGTTAACTTCGCGACTGCTTCGGCACAGTTAACTCCTGATTCCATATCACTGCTGGACAATGTTGCTCAGGAGCTTATGGCTAACCCAACGGTGCAGGTGGCCATTCAGGGACACACCGATGCTGTGGGCTCTCAGGAGTACAACCTGAATCTGTCCCGAAATCGCGCCCAGTCGGTGAAGAACTATCTGACAAATCAGGGGGTTAACCCCTTGCAATTGCAGTCTTCTGGCTATGGATTCTCTGTGCCTCTGGCGTCGAACGACACCGCGTCAGGGCGGGCGGCAAACCGCCGGGTAGAAATGAAATTGGTAGGGACCTTGGTGTTGGCGCAGCCAAAGCCACAAAAGGTCTACATGTCGACCTTTCAGGCCAAACCCCAGGTGTTGACGGTGCCCGCGGGAACCGAGGTAACGTGGGTCAATTACGATGAAATCTCTCACAACGTGACTTTTCGCAATGCCTCGGTGTCCAGCAACAAGAGTTCGCGAGTGTGGAATATGCCGTGGCTGGGTGAGACTTACTCACTGACCTTTGATCAACCGGGTGAGTATGTCTACAAGTGCGATGTACATGGCGATGTCAACGGCCGTATCGTGGTAGAACCCAGGGTCGATAAACTGGTGACCACAGAATCGCCTGTTTATCCCGGACAAACAACCTCGTCCTACATGGCTCATCAGTCTGTGAAGCCCTACCCCAGCAAGTAG
- a CDS encoding AAA family ATPase has protein sequence MSHHQPIGQLRDWLSSQIIGQSALIDRLLIALLADGHLLVEGAPGLAKTRAIKALAEGIEGDFQRIQFTPDLLPGDVTGSDIYRPETGVFEFQSGPVFHNLVLADEINRAPAKVQSALLEAMAERQVSVGNKTFGLPELFLVMATQNPLEQEGTYPLPEAQLDRFLMHVYVDYPDTESELAILRQVRDEQRQQTPPPTPLPQETIFEARREILSLTMTEAVEQYIVQLVVATRRAGEWDADLGNWLEVGASPRATLALDRCSRALAWLRGRDYVSPDDVQHIAHDVLRHRLILSFTAEADGVDKDKLIDRLLQQVPVA, from the coding sequence ATGAGCCATCATCAGCCCATTGGCCAGCTGCGCGACTGGTTAAGCTCACAAATTATTGGCCAATCAGCATTAATCGACCGGTTGTTGATCGCCTTACTGGCGGACGGTCACCTGCTGGTGGAAGGGGCCCCGGGGCTGGCAAAAACTCGCGCCATTAAAGCCTTGGCCGAGGGAATCGAGGGTGATTTTCAGCGCATCCAGTTCACCCCCGACCTGCTGCCCGGTGACGTCACCGGTAGCGATATCTACCGACCGGAAACCGGCGTCTTTGAATTTCAGAGCGGGCCGGTTTTCCACAACTTGGTGCTGGCCGACGAGATTAACCGGGCTCCGGCCAAGGTTCAGTCAGCATTGTTGGAAGCCATGGCCGAACGGCAGGTCAGTGTCGGCAATAAGACCTTTGGTCTTCCCGAACTGTTTTTAGTGATGGCCACGCAGAACCCGCTGGAACAGGAAGGCACCTATCCACTGCCCGAAGCCCAGCTGGACCGCTTCCTGATGCATGTCTATGTGGACTACCCAGACACCGAATCCGAACTCGCCATCCTCCGTCAGGTCCGCGATGAACAGCGTCAGCAAACACCGCCTCCCACGCCACTGCCCCAAGAGACTATTTTTGAGGCCCGCCGGGAGATTTTGTCACTGACCATGACCGAGGCCGTCGAGCAGTACATTGTACAGCTGGTGGTGGCCACCCGCCGCGCCGGTGAATGGGACGCCGACTTGGGCAATTGGCTTGAGGTAGGTGCCAGTCCCCGGGCTACTTTGGCGCTGGATCGCTGCTCTCGGGCCCTGGCCTGGCTGCGGGGCCGAGATTATGTCAGCCCGGATGATGTCCAGCATATTGCCCACGACGTACTCCGCCACCGCCTGATTCTCAGCTTTACTGCCGAGGCCGATGGTGTCGACAAAGACAAGCTGATCGACCGTTTGCTGCAGCAGGTGCCGGTGGCATGA
- a CDS encoding DUF58 domain-containing protein: MKTAADIAADAVRGAYVDQQALIRSRFAARRLRLQQRRHYSRQSGQHPAPFKGRGLAFNHVREYQGGDEIRHIDWRVTARTTQAHTKIFEEEKERPIVLCLDQSQSMFFGSRHCFKSVLACHCAALLAWSALDSSDRVGGLIFDNDNHREIRPRRNQRAVLHFLHSAAEFNQRLNAKRQEPPQLPFATALEELRRITRPGSSVFVLSDFQRYDDNAERQLHLLARHNDVIAAVISDPLERELPGKGQYPISDGEHRLSLSVTPKLQQRYRQQAQQRIDALQHSLRRGGIHYLALSTNQALTETLDRELRLV; the protein is encoded by the coding sequence ATGAAGACAGCGGCCGACATCGCCGCCGATGCCGTTCGCGGCGCCTACGTTGACCAGCAAGCACTCATTCGCAGCCGCTTTGCCGCCCGCCGGCTTCGCCTGCAACAACGTCGGCACTACAGCCGGCAAAGCGGCCAACACCCCGCCCCCTTTAAAGGTCGTGGATTGGCATTTAATCATGTTCGCGAGTATCAGGGCGGCGATGAAATCCGTCATATCGACTGGCGGGTCACCGCCCGCACTACCCAGGCTCACACCAAAATTTTTGAAGAAGAAAAAGAGCGCCCCATCGTGCTCTGTCTGGACCAAAGCCAGTCAATGTTCTTCGGAAGCCGTCATTGCTTCAAATCCGTATTGGCCTGCCACTGCGCCGCCCTGTTAGCCTGGTCGGCTCTGGATAGCAGCGACCGGGTCGGCGGTCTGATTTTTGACAACGACAACCACCGGGAAATACGGCCCCGGCGCAACCAGCGCGCGGTACTGCACTTTTTACACAGCGCTGCAGAGTTCAATCAACGTCTCAATGCCAAGCGCCAGGAACCGCCACAACTGCCCTTTGCCACCGCGCTGGAAGAACTGCGCCGTATCACTCGCCCCGGGTCCTCGGTATTTGTGTTGAGTGACTTTCAACGCTACGACGACAACGCCGAGCGCCAACTACACCTGCTGGCCCGCCACAACGATGTTATAGCGGCGGTAATCAGCGACCCATTGGAAAGAGAGCTGCCTGGCAAAGGGCAATACCCCATCAGCGATGGCGAACACCGCCTGTCGCTATCGGTAACGCCAAAACTGCAGCAGCGCTACCGACAGCAAGCACAACAACGCATCGATGCCTTGCAGCACAGCCTGCGGCGCGGCGGTATTCACTATCTCGCCCTGAGCACCAACCAAGCGTTAACGGAAACCCTGGACCGGGAGCTGCGACTGGTATGA
- a CDS encoding DUF4381 domain-containing protein — protein MTGEAETPIPQLADIHLPEPVPGFPWAPGWWLVLALSIAIVALAAWWLHQRAQRNRYRQQAAGELNKIDQARSDQHFASAVNQLLRRAALQASGTNAAALTGESWHQYLCQSGGKTPPLDRATFDQWQAVAYGADAKLDRDALLNFAKQWLKYHREPTEKNQRFATTNRRPG, from the coding sequence ATGACAGGGGAAGCAGAGACACCGATCCCCCAGCTGGCCGATATCCACCTGCCCGAGCCGGTGCCCGGTTTTCCCTGGGCGCCGGGTTGGTGGTTAGTGCTTGCCCTCAGCATAGCTATCGTCGCGCTCGCGGCATGGTGGCTGCACCAGCGCGCCCAGCGCAATCGCTATCGCCAGCAGGCCGCTGGCGAGCTCAACAAGATTGACCAAGCACGGTCCGACCAACACTTTGCCAGTGCCGTAAATCAACTCTTGCGCCGGGCCGCCCTTCAAGCCTCAGGCACCAACGCCGCGGCCCTTACCGGCGAGTCGTGGCACCAGTATTTATGCCAAAGCGGCGGAAAAACACCGCCTCTGGATCGAGCCACATTCGATCAATGGCAGGCCGTCGCCTATGGCGCAGACGCCAAATTGGACCGGGACGCACTGCTCAACTTTGCAAAGCAGTGGCTGAAGTATCACCGCGAGCCGACAGAGAAAAACCAGCGCTTCGCCACAACCAACAGGAGGCCGGGGTAA
- a CDS encoding VWA domain-containing protein — MLEFSWPWLALLLPLPLVVRWLSRSGSNAGAALRAPFYQDWQELIGQQETRNNRGGNAFILLLMSLLWLCLVAAACRPNWVGDPINLPTSGRDLMLAVDISGSMAQEDMVINDRALPRITVVKAVVNEFVRQRQGDKLGLILFGSQAYIQSPLSFDLQTLQVLMDEAQVGFAGKQTAIGDAIGFAIKRLRERQQSSRVLILLTDGADTASTLPPMRAADLAAKAGIRIYTIGVGATEMEIGGLFGSRFGARTVNPSADLDENTLRGIAEATGGQYYRARNPAELQKAYSDIATLEPIEQDSQPLRPRRSLLHWPLLAALVCATLIAFVSAWGERHIGRQNREVDE, encoded by the coding sequence ATGCTGGAGTTTAGCTGGCCCTGGCTTGCGCTACTGCTGCCCCTGCCCCTGGTGGTGCGCTGGCTCAGCCGCAGTGGCAGCAATGCCGGCGCGGCACTGCGGGCGCCCTTTTATCAAGACTGGCAGGAACTGATCGGGCAACAGGAAACCCGCAACAATCGCGGCGGCAACGCTTTCATTCTGCTGCTAATGAGCCTGCTGTGGCTGTGTCTGGTGGCCGCGGCCTGTCGACCAAACTGGGTGGGAGACCCCATCAACCTTCCCACCAGTGGCCGAGACCTGATGCTGGCGGTGGATATTTCCGGTTCCATGGCGCAAGAAGACATGGTCATCAATGACCGCGCCCTACCACGCATTACCGTGGTTAAAGCCGTGGTCAACGAGTTTGTCCGCCAACGCCAGGGAGACAAGCTGGGGCTGATTCTGTTTGGCTCACAGGCCTATATTCAGTCGCCTCTGTCCTTTGATTTACAAACGCTGCAGGTACTGATGGACGAGGCTCAGGTGGGTTTTGCCGGCAAGCAAACCGCCATTGGCGACGCTATCGGTTTTGCCATTAAGCGCCTTAGAGAACGGCAGCAAAGCAGCCGGGTGCTTATCCTGCTGACCGATGGCGCCGACACTGCCAGCACCCTGCCGCCCATGCGGGCAGCGGACCTGGCTGCCAAAGCTGGCATACGTATCTACACAATCGGTGTAGGCGCCACCGAAATGGAAATTGGCGGGCTGTTTGGCAGCCGCTTTGGCGCACGCACCGTCAATCCCTCCGCCGACCTGGACGAGAACACCTTGCGCGGTATCGCCGAAGCCACCGGCGGACAATACTATCGGGCCCGCAATCCAGCCGAGCTCCAGAAAGCCTACAGTGATATCGCCACGCTGGAGCCCATAGAGCAGGACAGCCAACCCCTGCGCCCACGGCGTTCGCTGCTGCATTGGCCGCTGTTAGCAGCGCTGGTCTGCGCGACATTGATAGCCTTTGTCAGTGCCTGGGGTGAGCGTCATATTGGTCGGCAAAACAGGGAGGTCGATGAATGA
- a CDS encoding VWA domain-containing protein, giving the protein MSAGFTLLRPEFAWAAIPLLLIAFALIRAQGRRGQWQNHIDPLLLPHLLEGTAPRRQRYRSAAIITLCLLGLIALLGPAWQRQATPLVKSQDALVVILDLSASMYAQDIQPSRLQQAKYKIRDLLTLRQEGQTGLVASAGDAFVVAPLTDDGNTLLTLLPSLSPAMMPLQGSNPLAGLRQAQQLLEQGSAGRGRILFVVDGIDAQQWPAVSAFAQDSPHSISVLAVGTADGAPIPNTEGGFIKDAQGNIAVAKLTREHLQELAEQSGGQYRELTLDNSDIAPFGDAPAALSGSPLGADQGSQRRADQWQDGGIWFVLLMLPLALLGFHRSALGALIVAAPAALLVGTLALQSPPVYAQAPTPEAGSGSSLWQNLWRTPDQQGAALMERDPAAAATKFTDPMWRGSALYRAGDYQAAAEAFAKSDSATAHYNRGNALAQAGQPEEAIAAYEQALEKDPNLEDAARNRDILQQQQEQQEQQQQSQQDGQQGDSDNQSESDSNGESQSSDQSKAEQDNTNPSDGNQSPQSGQNSDANQETQGKDTDTGKQHDDAQQQAQQQTADDYVKQSAQADDAEPENQAQAAQAGEPEDNAKAPTQGAVSGRMSEEDQAGEQWLRQIPDSSDQLLRNKFRYQYLQRRNDGEVPDDDDYAPY; this is encoded by the coding sequence ATGAGTGCTGGCTTTACCCTGCTGCGGCCCGAATTTGCCTGGGCGGCCATTCCGCTACTGCTGATCGCCTTTGCGCTGATCCGAGCGCAAGGTCGACGGGGACAGTGGCAGAATCACATTGACCCACTATTGCTCCCCCACCTGCTTGAGGGAACGGCGCCTCGAAGGCAGCGTTATCGCAGCGCAGCCATTATCACGCTTTGCCTGCTGGGTCTGATCGCGCTGCTGGGACCAGCCTGGCAACGCCAGGCCACACCACTTGTCAAAAGCCAGGACGCCTTGGTGGTGATTTTGGATTTATCCGCCTCTATGTACGCCCAGGACATTCAGCCATCCCGGCTGCAACAAGCCAAATATAAGATTCGCGACCTGCTGACCCTACGCCAGGAAGGCCAAACCGGGCTGGTCGCCAGTGCCGGTGACGCCTTCGTGGTGGCGCCGCTCACCGATGATGGCAATACGCTGCTCACTCTGCTGCCTTCGCTATCACCGGCAATGATGCCGCTCCAGGGCAGCAATCCACTGGCGGGGCTTCGTCAGGCACAACAGCTGCTGGAGCAGGGCTCGGCAGGACGCGGTCGGATACTCTTTGTGGTCGACGGCATTGATGCACAACAGTGGCCGGCGGTGTCGGCTTTTGCGCAGGATAGCCCCCACAGTATCTCTGTGCTGGCAGTGGGCACGGCGGACGGTGCGCCAATCCCCAACACTGAGGGCGGCTTTATCAAAGACGCCCAAGGCAATATCGCCGTCGCCAAACTCACTCGTGAGCACCTGCAGGAGCTGGCGGAACAGAGCGGTGGCCAGTACCGGGAACTCACCCTGGACAATAGCGACATCGCTCCTTTTGGTGATGCCCCGGCCGCGCTGTCGGGTTCACCACTTGGTGCCGACCAAGGCAGCCAACGGCGCGCCGACCAATGGCAGGATGGCGGTATCTGGTTCGTGCTGTTGATGCTGCCCCTGGCACTGCTGGGCTTTCACCGCTCGGCTCTGGGCGCCCTTATTGTCGCCGCACCGGCGGCGCTGTTGGTGGGCACGCTGGCACTGCAGTCGCCGCCAGTTTATGCCCAGGCACCGACACCAGAGGCTGGGTCGGGGAGTTCGCTCTGGCAAAACCTGTGGCGCACTCCGGATCAGCAGGGCGCGGCACTGATGGAGCGCGACCCCGCCGCAGCCGCCACCAAATTTACTGACCCCATGTGGCGGGGTAGCGCTTTGTACCGCGCCGGCGACTATCAGGCAGCCGCCGAAGCCTTCGCAAAAAGCGATAGTGCCACGGCCCACTACAACCGCGGCAACGCCCTGGCACAGGCTGGCCAGCCTGAAGAGGCCATCGCCGCGTACGAGCAAGCCCTGGAGAAAGATCCAAATTTGGAGGATGCCGCCCGCAACCGGGATATTCTTCAACAACAGCAAGAGCAACAAGAGCAGCAACAACAATCCCAGCAAGACGGCCAGCAGGGCGACTCCGACAACCAGTCGGAGTCGGACTCCAATGGAGAATCCCAGAGCAGCGATCAAAGCAAAGCCGAACAGGACAACACGAATCCATCAGACGGTAATCAGTCGCCGCAAAGCGGTCAGAACAGCGACGCCAATCAAGAGACTCAGGGCAAGGACACAGACACCGGCAAGCAACACGACGACGCTCAACAACAGGCCCAGCAGCAAACCGCTGACGATTACGTCAAGCAATCCGCCCAGGCAGACGACGCCGAGCCAGAGAATCAGGCCCAAGCAGCACAAGCGGGCGAGCCCGAAGACAATGCGAAAGCCCCCACTCAGGGCGCGGTATCGGGACGCATGTCTGAAGAGGATCAAGCCGGAGAACAATGGCTACGGCAAATCCCCGACAGTTCCGATCAACTGCTGCGCAACAAATTCCGCTATCAATACTTGCAGCGACGCAACGATGGCGAGGTACCGGACGACGATGACTATGCTCCCTACTAA
- a CDS encoding BatD family protein gives MTMLPTNLIFRPGLWQALALAGALIATVLPAIAETTVRASVDRQQLSADETLTLSLTADSMLFSDEPDVSALENDFHILNRQQSSRTHIINGKANSSRQWDYTLAPKREGTLTIPALPMGKYQTRPITVTVTDAPARSATGSEQVYLESDITPRRAYVQSQLEYTVRVFTSVNFLDASLESPELEDAVVESLGENRYSKEINGRYYQVIERRYAIFPQTSGELIVPALTLQARVESYRQSLLDPGRLVVKRSPRHRVKVMAPPNSFDGPVWLPAKSLSIEENWSRDLGEVRVGDSITRRLEINAEGLLGSQLPDLPETQLDGAKLYPDQPSIDKNTVDSGVLGRRVESTAIIPTQPGDYQLPEIRIPWWNTETSKQEVATLPARRITVLPALSDHTATDASTPATQTGNDELTSITAAPQWLWAILALLVISNIVTLVLLWRRRHSSAGPTQSGTTSTDSDSEKACYQALKKACRDKQSSPAQLRSSLLNWASTYVGRPCSLHQLGVELPALARFCQQLDQQLFSQAHSDPVDKRALLEAIDRVRAEKNSREKSPNTALPPLYS, from the coding sequence ATGACTATGCTCCCTACTAACTTGATATTCCGCCCAGGCCTATGGCAGGCCCTTGCTCTTGCCGGCGCGCTTATCGCCACCGTGCTGCCCGCTATTGCTGAAACTACAGTGCGAGCCAGTGTCGACCGCCAGCAACTGTCCGCCGACGAAACCCTGACCCTGTCGCTGACGGCAGATTCCATGTTGTTCTCAGATGAACCGGACGTCTCCGCACTGGAAAACGACTTCCATATCCTCAATCGGCAGCAAAGCAGTCGCACCCATATTATCAATGGTAAAGCCAACAGTAGCCGGCAATGGGACTACACGCTGGCTCCAAAACGCGAGGGCACCCTCACCATCCCCGCCCTGCCGATGGGCAAATATCAAACCCGCCCCATTACCGTCACCGTGACAGACGCCCCGGCCCGCAGCGCCACGGGTAGCGAACAAGTCTACCTGGAGTCCGACATCACTCCCCGACGGGCTTATGTGCAGTCGCAGCTGGAATACACCGTGCGGGTGTTTACCTCCGTCAACTTTCTCGACGCGTCATTGGAGTCTCCGGAGTTAGAGGATGCGGTGGTGGAATCGCTGGGGGAAAACCGCTACAGCAAGGAAATCAATGGCCGCTACTATCAAGTAATCGAGCGCCGCTATGCGATATTTCCGCAAACCAGCGGCGAGTTGATTGTCCCCGCCCTAACCCTGCAGGCCAGAGTGGAGAGCTACCGCCAATCGCTCCTGGACCCCGGTCGGCTGGTGGTTAAACGCAGCCCTCGGCATCGGGTCAAAGTCATGGCGCCCCCCAATAGTTTTGATGGCCCGGTGTGGCTGCCTGCCAAGAGTCTCAGCATTGAGGAAAACTGGAGTCGTGATTTGGGCGAAGTACGGGTCGGCGACTCCATTACGCGGCGACTGGAAATAAATGCCGAAGGCCTGTTGGGTTCCCAGCTGCCCGACCTACCTGAAACTCAACTGGACGGTGCCAAGCTTTATCCAGACCAGCCCAGTATTGATAAAAACACGGTAGACAGCGGTGTGCTGGGACGGCGGGTAGAATCCACCGCGATCATTCCCACCCAACCGGGGGACTACCAATTACCCGAAATTCGCATCCCTTGGTGGAACACCGAGACAAGTAAGCAGGAGGTGGCAACCCTGCCCGCCCGCCGTATTACTGTGTTGCCCGCTCTGAGCGACCACACCGCAACCGATGCCAGCACCCCCGCCACCCAGACGGGCAATGATGAGCTGACATCCATCACTGCCGCGCCCCAATGGCTTTGGGCTATTTTGGCTCTGCTTGTGATAAGTAATATCGTCACCCTGGTGCTATTGTGGCGGCGCCGTCATAGCTCTGCTGGCCCGACCCAGAGCGGGACCACCAGCACCGATAGTGACAGTGAGAAAGCCTGCTATCAGGCCCTAAAAAAAGCGTGTCGCGACAAGCAAAGTAGTCCGGCGCAATTGCGCTCTAGTCTGCTGAACTGGGCCAGCACCTACGTGGGCCGACCATGCTCATTGCACCAGCTGGGTGTAGAGTTGCCGGCGCTGGCCCGGTTTTGCCAGCAACTGGATCAACAGCTGTTCAGCCAAGCCCATAGCGATCCAGTGGATAAACGCGCCCTACTGGAGGCCATAGATCGAGTTCGCGCAGAGAAAAACAGCCGGGAAAAAAGTCCGAATACGGCCTTGCCGCCGCTGTATTCTTAA
- a CDS encoding DMT family transporter, which translates to MASALPWMATCLVDQLAGAGGVGLLFPYCIAIEVTLENSRVTSRDLLIGVSLSVFTVFMSSTISAMTKHLSATVHTAAIISVQYGLSLALIMPLVLRHGAISLKTQRPGMHLLRGVSGCACFYLYYYCLGQISLVEATLLRSSAPLMVPLLIVVGFGQRISRSLWIPLLVGFVGVMTILRPGFTQLSVWHLLALASGLGLALSMVSTRVLVESEPQHRILFYYFAISFAVSLPFFFLNYRPIPAEAWWGMIYTAVVAYLCFVMYTLAYRYVPASLLAPTSYFGVVFGGLMDWLIWHHVPDAVTVVGSVLVILGGVLVWRVGRESEGRL; encoded by the coding sequence GTGGCGTCCGCATTACCGTGGATGGCCACCTGTTTGGTCGATCAGCTTGCTGGCGCCGGGGGCGTCGGTCTGTTATTTCCCTATTGCATCGCTATTGAGGTCACTTTGGAGAACAGTCGGGTTACCAGCCGCGACCTGCTGATCGGGGTCAGCTTGTCGGTATTTACGGTGTTTATGTCCTCGACTATTTCGGCGATGACCAAGCATCTGTCCGCTACGGTACATACCGCGGCAATCATCTCCGTTCAGTACGGCCTGAGCCTGGCCCTGATCATGCCTTTGGTGCTGCGCCACGGTGCTATCAGTTTGAAAACCCAGCGTCCTGGCATGCACCTGTTGCGCGGAGTCAGCGGCTGTGCCTGTTTTTACCTGTACTATTACTGTCTGGGCCAGATAAGTTTGGTAGAGGCCACTCTGTTGCGCAGCAGTGCGCCGCTGATGGTGCCGCTATTGATTGTTGTCGGTTTTGGTCAGCGGATATCCCGGTCGTTGTGGATACCGCTTTTAGTGGGGTTTGTCGGGGTGATGACAATTCTGCGGCCGGGCTTTACCCAACTCAGTGTGTGGCATTTGCTGGCATTGGCCTCTGGGCTGGGTCTGGCGCTGTCGATGGTGTCCACCCGGGTGTTGGTGGAGAGCGAGCCCCAACACCGAATCCTGTTTTACTACTTTGCCATCTCCTTTGCGGTCAGCCTGCCTTTCTTTTTTCTCAACTATCGCCCGATTCCGGCGGAGGCGTGGTGGGGGATGATCTACACCGCGGTGGTTGCCTACCTGTGTTTTGTTATGTATACCCTGGCCTACCGCTATGTTCCGGCGTCACTGCTGGCGCCCACTAGCTATTTCGGTGTGGTGTTCGGCGGCTTGATGGATTGGTTGATATGGCACCATGTTCCCGACGCGGTAACCGTTGTGGGCAGCGTATTGGTGATCCTTGGCGGTGTTCTGGTGTGGCGGGTTGGCCGGGAATCTGAAGGCCGACTTTAA